Proteins encoded by one window of Enterococcus faecalis:
- a CDS encoding AraC family transcriptional regulator — translation MLANLNQAIDYIEEHLTEEVSFDELAKKTGISVYHFKRTFSFIAGMSLAEYIKKRRLAEANLALLAGEKVTDVAFKYGYQSIEGFSRAFRDWSGQAPSEVMKTQIQKTFPKFSFYIDIKGGQSMDVKLIEKPAFQIVGVSQKVPLQYQGENQAIMELAQRITPQQRAEMHTFDDIYPHQVVNASFDFQEGRTTEGGEMTHMIGFATSQENTYEDLEQLSVPAHTWAVFPNEGPFPQTLQETWARIFSEWLPSSGYQVVAAPEISFTQYQGPAEAKYSEIWLAVTATK, via the coding sequence ATGCTCGCAAATTTGAATCAAGCAATAGATTATATTGAAGAACATTTAACGGAAGAAGTATCCTTCGATGAATTGGCGAAAAAGACAGGGATTTCTGTTTACCATTTTAAACGAACTTTTTCGTTTATTGCGGGGATGAGTCTGGCTGAATATATTAAAAAGAGACGTTTGGCGGAAGCAAATTTAGCATTACTTGCTGGTGAAAAAGTGACAGATGTAGCTTTTAAATATGGTTATCAAAGTATTGAAGGATTCTCAAGAGCTTTTCGTGATTGGTCAGGACAAGCACCTTCTGAAGTAATGAAAACACAAATCCAAAAAACGTTCCCTAAATTCTCTTTCTATATTGATATTAAAGGAGGACAATCAATGGATGTTAAATTGATTGAAAAACCAGCGTTTCAAATAGTCGGAGTTAGTCAGAAGGTTCCCTTGCAGTATCAAGGGGAAAATCAAGCAATCATGGAATTAGCACAGCGCATTACACCACAACAACGAGCGGAAATGCATACATTTGATGACATATATCCTCATCAAGTAGTAAATGCTTCTTTTGACTTTCAAGAGGGACGAACAACAGAAGGTGGAGAAATGACACACATGATTGGCTTTGCCACTTCGCAAGAAAATACCTATGAAGATTTGGAGCAACTAAGCGTACCTGCTCATACATGGGCGGTTTTTCCAAATGAAGGTCCTTTCCCACAAACATTACAAGAAACCTGGGCAAGGATATTCTCTGAATGGTTGCCTTCATCTGGTTACCAAGTCGTTGCAGCACCAGAAATTTCGTTTACGCAATATCAAGGACCAGCAGAAGCTAAGTATAGTGAAATCTGGCTCGCTGTTACAGCTACTAAATAA
- a CDS encoding DNA topoisomerase III: MVAKQLIIAEKPSVAKDLSRVLGANQKNKNYYEGPNVIVTWALGHLLGLKMPEDLNKEWQTWQMETLPMIPKNLGIKPLPKTGHQLKAIKQLANRKDVSEAVIATDAGREGELVARWILEYVRFNKPVKRLWISSQTDKAIKDGFKKIRPAKDYDNLYYSALARAKADWLVGLNVTRALTVKYQDNLSAGRVQTPTLAMVRQQEKTIEQFKPQTYFTISLSVESEKAKMTQKNPYALKERQEAEQLVKELSKQKGLVTDIQEKVKTENAPLPYDLTEIQREANQRFQFSAKKTLSLVQSLYETHKIVSYPRTDSKYLTTDMKGTMKERLQAIADFSPEVKGYLKNGAVVKQQKVFQNAKVTDHHGLIPTEQRPRYEKLSNDEQKIYQMIVQRFLGLFAEPNQTKQTKVTVAFGKETFVFHQNKVVVAGWKTTAEQPLSTVQWQKGMTVAPNFTINKELTSPPKPLTEGTLLGKMEKHSLGTPATRAEIIEKLIKSELMERTNSGLSVSAKGKQLLDLVNPSLVTPELTEKWEKSLEAIASGQQKSQLFLKDIEEDTKKLVREIKQSEKKYQDFSITQKKCPDCGSNLREKNTKDGKIYVCTNQECSYRRRKDPKVSNHRCPQCHKKMVIIEGKNGRSFKCKFCSITEKIPDKKERKQKMTKHEERRLMKKYSQPDEPEESALAQALKAAMNQE; encoded by the coding sequence GTGGTTGCAAAACAATTAATTATTGCTGAAAAACCTAGCGTAGCAAAAGATTTAAGCCGCGTTTTAGGAGCAAATCAAAAAAATAAGAATTATTATGAAGGACCCAACGTGATTGTCACCTGGGCTTTAGGCCATCTCTTAGGACTAAAAATGCCAGAAGATTTAAACAAAGAATGGCAAACGTGGCAAATGGAAACTTTACCGATGATTCCTAAGAATTTAGGGATTAAACCGTTACCGAAAACGGGACATCAATTAAAAGCGATTAAACAATTAGCCAATCGTAAAGATGTTTCTGAAGCCGTGATTGCCACTGATGCTGGTCGTGAAGGTGAATTAGTGGCCCGCTGGATTTTAGAATATGTCCGTTTTAACAAACCAGTCAAACGCTTATGGATTTCATCTCAAACAGACAAAGCCATTAAAGACGGGTTTAAGAAAATTCGCCCAGCGAAAGACTACGATAATTTGTATTATTCTGCCTTGGCGCGCGCAAAAGCTGACTGGTTAGTGGGGCTAAACGTCACACGGGCCTTGACAGTGAAATATCAAGATAACTTATCCGCAGGTCGTGTTCAAACACCAACTTTAGCAATGGTACGCCAACAAGAGAAAACGATTGAACAATTTAAGCCTCAAACTTATTTTACTATCTCGTTATCTGTTGAATCAGAAAAAGCAAAGATGACCCAAAAAAATCCATACGCTTTAAAAGAACGGCAGGAAGCAGAACAATTAGTCAAAGAACTCTCAAAACAAAAGGGCTTAGTTACCGATATCCAAGAAAAAGTTAAAACAGAAAATGCGCCGTTACCGTATGATTTAACCGAAATCCAGCGTGAAGCCAACCAGCGATTCCAATTTTCTGCAAAGAAAACGTTGTCTCTTGTACAAAGTTTATACGAAACCCATAAAATTGTTTCCTATCCTCGAACTGACAGCAAATATCTAACGACGGATATGAAAGGAACGATGAAAGAGCGCCTTCAAGCCATTGCTGATTTTTCACCAGAAGTGAAAGGCTACCTTAAAAATGGGGCTGTTGTTAAACAACAAAAAGTTTTCCAAAATGCAAAAGTCACGGATCACCATGGATTGATTCCAACTGAACAACGTCCTCGTTATGAAAAGCTAAGCAATGATGAACAAAAAATCTATCAAATGATTGTTCAACGATTCTTAGGTTTGTTTGCTGAGCCAAACCAAACCAAACAAACAAAAGTTACAGTCGCTTTTGGAAAAGAAACATTTGTCTTTCATCAAAATAAAGTAGTTGTTGCTGGCTGGAAAACAACAGCTGAACAGCCGCTGTCCACTGTCCAATGGCAAAAAGGCATGACCGTTGCGCCAAACTTTACCATTAACAAAGAATTAACGTCGCCGCCAAAACCATTAACTGAAGGAACGTTGTTAGGAAAAATGGAGAAACACAGTTTAGGCACACCGGCAACGCGAGCTGAAATCATTGAAAAACTGATTAAATCAGAATTGATGGAACGAACCAATAGCGGTTTAAGTGTCTCTGCCAAAGGAAAGCAACTATTAGACTTGGTGAATCCATCACTTGTGACACCTGAACTAACGGAAAAATGGGAAAAGTCGCTCGAAGCAATCGCTTCGGGTCAACAAAAGAGTCAACTTTTCTTAAAGGATATTGAAGAGGATACGAAAAAATTAGTCCGTGAAATTAAACAAAGCGAGAAAAAATATCAAGATTTTTCCATTACGCAAAAAAAATGTCCAGATTGTGGCTCAAACTTACGGGAAAAAAATACGAAAGATGGGAAGATTTACGTTTGTACAAACCAAGAATGTTCTTATCGTCGGCGAAAAGATCCTAAAGTATCCAATCACCGTTGCCCACAATGCCATAAAAAAATGGTCATCATAGAAGGAAAAAATGGTCGTTCTTTCAAATGTAAATTCTGTTCGATTACTGAAAAAATTCCCGATAAAAAAGAACGAAAACAAAAAATGACTAAACATGAAGAACGTCGTTTGATGAAAAAATATTCACAACCAGACGAACCAGAAGAAAGTGCTTTAGCACAGGCCTTAAAAGCCGCTATGAATCAAGAGTAG
- a CDS encoding DUF1033 family protein: MYQVITMYGDNEPWWFFDDWQEDIVQEKTFDNLTDAETYYVEVWQKLSQNYTYVNTKPNYLTAFWNDGEERWCEECDEDLQQYFGLALLENHHAVTFENKAEFTTISNHFGKTKFCKRKVI, translated from the coding sequence ATGTATCAAGTAATTACAATGTATGGCGACAATGAACCTTGGTGGTTTTTTGATGATTGGCAAGAGGACATTGTTCAAGAAAAAACCTTCGATAACTTGACCGATGCAGAGACATATTATGTGGAAGTTTGGCAAAAACTTTCTCAGAATTATACATACGTCAACACAAAGCCTAATTATTTAACGGCTTTCTGGAATGATGGGGAAGAACGCTGGTGTGAAGAATGCGATGAAGATTTACAACAATACTTCGGTTTAGCATTACTAGAAAATCATCATGCAGTTACTTTTGAAAATAAAGCTGAGTTTACCACAATATCCAATCATTTTGGCAAAACAAAATTCTGCAAACGGAAAGTTATTTGA
- a CDS encoding TetR/AcrR family transcriptional regulator, with protein sequence MAKKRNLTKAKILESARNLAEELGVHQLTFQNLAVDLGIKYPSLYNHFKNIAEVKNALVDLLIQELNDALRRALVGKSGAEAIRIYAETYQQFAFENSAVYELLISVPKTQNQQLIEGIHETNQIILQLLAFYPFNNEERLHKSRELRSLIHGYITLRFLGYFQREEATPEESYRRMIEDFIASLEVAG encoded by the coding sequence ATGGCAAAAAAACGGAATTTAACGAAAGCCAAAATCCTTGAAAGTGCCCGCAACCTAGCGGAAGAATTGGGCGTTCACCAATTAACCTTTCAAAATTTAGCCGTTGATTTAGGCATCAAGTATCCTTCACTCTATAATCACTTTAAAAATATTGCTGAAGTAAAAAATGCTCTAGTGGACTTGTTAATTCAAGAATTAAATGATGCATTGCGAAGAGCCTTAGTGGGTAAGAGTGGCGCAGAAGCAATTCGGATATATGCTGAAACGTACCAACAATTTGCTTTTGAAAATTCTGCAGTCTATGAATTACTTATCAGTGTGCCGAAAACGCAAAACCAACAATTAATTGAAGGCATCCATGAAACCAATCAAATTATCTTACAACTTTTAGCTTTTTATCCATTTAATAATGAAGAACGACTGCACAAAAGTCGAGAATTACGTAGTTTAATCCATGGCTATATTACCTTACGTTTTTTAGGTTATTTTCAACGCGAAGAAGCCACGCCGGAAGAAAGTTATCGTCGCATGATTGAAGATTTTATTGCTTCTTTAGAAGTAGCAGGATAA